A part of Clostridium novyi genomic DNA contains:
- a CDS encoding FeoA family protein — MEKIKNNLKKLSDINVGKLAKVNGLNSNGLIRERMLALGLTRGATIKVIQRGPSGDPTIYDIRGAMIALRREEASLINVSLA, encoded by the coding sequence ATGGAAAAAATAAAGAATAATTTAAAAAAATTAAGTGATATAAATGTTGGAAAATTAGCAAAAGTTAATGGATTAAATTCAAATGGTCTTATAAGGGAAAGAATGCTTGCATTAGGACTTACTAGAGGAGCAACTATAAAGGTTATTCAAAGAGGTCCTTCTGGTGATCCTACAATATATGATATAAGGGGAGCTATGATAGCTTTGAGGAGAGAAGAAGCTTCATTAATTAATGTTTCTTTAGCTTAA
- a CDS encoding small, acid-soluble spore protein, alpha/beta type, protein MSHKNNKNSKDNKKSNPKTKKELKKMEMEIADEVGYSKESRKLGKDMPRKYDTN, encoded by the coding sequence ATGTCACATAAAAATAATAAGAATAGTAAGGATAATAAAAAATCCAATCCTAAAACCAAGAAAGAGCTAAAAAAAATGGAAATGGAAATTGCTGATGAAGTAGGATATTCAAAAGAATCGAGAAAATTAGGTAAAGATATGCCAAGAAAATATGATACAAACTAA
- the trhA gene encoding PAQR family membrane homeostasis protein TrhA, with product MNKFREPVSGLTHLFGVIISIIGLILLIKYQSLMPYATKLKYLAIIMFGVSLILLYTASTVYHLVKASEKVIKFLRRLDHSMIYILIAGTYTPVCLISLQGKLRWIMFIGIWSFALMGIIFKMVWFNLPRWVSTLFYVLMGWIAVFIISPLSKIMDIKGLILMFLGGVLYTLGAVIYATKWPKIKSKTFGFHEIFHLFVLGGSFCHYFMVLKYII from the coding sequence ATGAATAAATTTAGAGAACCTGTAAGTGGTTTAACTCATTTATTTGGAGTTATTATTTCTATAATAGGATTAATACTACTAATAAAATACCAATCTTTAATGCCTTATGCCACTAAACTAAAGTATTTGGCTATAATTATGTTTGGAGTAAGTCTTATACTTTTATATACTGCCAGTACTGTTTATCATTTAGTAAAAGCCTCAGAAAAAGTTATAAAATTTCTTAGAAGATTAGATCATTCTATGATATATATATTAATAGCAGGTACGTATACACCGGTATGTTTAATTTCATTACAAGGAAAATTAAGATGGATAATGTTTATAGGAATTTGGTCTTTTGCTTTAATGGGAATTATATTTAAAATGGTTTGGTTTAATTTGCCTAGATGGGTATCTACATTATTTTATGTATTAATGGGATGGATTGCAGTATTTATAATATCACCGCTTTCTAAGATAATGGATATAAAAGGTCTTATTTTAATGTTTTTAGGAGGAGTTCTTTATACATTAGGAGCAGTTATTTATGCCACTAAATGGCCTAAAATAAAATCAAAAACCTTTGGATTCCATGAAATTTTTCATTTGTTCGTATTAGGAGGAAGCTTTTGTCATTATTTTATGGTGTTAAAATATATAATATAA
- a CDS encoding thioredoxin family protein, producing the protein MKKLVSIEDIKDFINNNTLSLLYFSSKLEKCSVCHMLLPKIQHNLKNYSNLQIATVDASEVKEVAGEFYVFSLPLIIFYVEGNEVLREGRFIRMNDLKEVIDKHYNLIFNP; encoded by the coding sequence ATGAAAAAATTAGTATCTATAGAGGATATAAAGGATTTTATTAATAATAATACTTTATCATTATTATATTTTTCATCTAAGTTAGAAAAATGTAGTGTTTGTCATATGCTACTTCCAAAGATACAACATAATTTAAAGAATTATTCAAATTTACAAATAGCTACAGTTGATGCAAGTGAAGTTAAAGAAGTAGCTGGAGAATTTTATGTTTTTTCATTACCATTAATAATTTTTTATGTAGAAGGTAATGAAGTACTAAGAGAGGGAAGATTTATTAGGATGAATGATTTAAAAGAAGTTATAGATAAACATTATAACTTAATTTTTAATCCATAG
- a CDS encoding DUF1836 domain-containing protein, with product MNLNTENFNFLIKELHLDEDLKLSDIPDLDLYMDQVITLFDDKLKHLKRNEDDKILTKTMINNYTKAKILIPPNKKKYSKNHIILLILIYYLKQTLSINDISLLFNNIIKDLSSNETSNLDLKKIYKSFLNIKKSESIIINENLQNKLKLIKNETKDFSNNNIEISQMLLQVLCVINEANTYKRVAEKMIDEFFANYLDK from the coding sequence ATGAACTTAAATACAGAAAACTTTAATTTTTTAATAAAAGAGTTACATTTAGACGAAGATTTAAAACTATCGGACATACCTGATTTAGATTTATATATGGATCAAGTCATTACTTTATTTGATGATAAACTTAAACATTTAAAGCGAAATGAAGATGATAAAATTTTAACTAAAACCATGATAAATAACTATACTAAAGCTAAAATTTTAATTCCACCTAATAAAAAGAAATATAGTAAGAATCACATTATTCTTCTTATTTTGATTTATTATTTAAAACAAACCTTATCAATAAATGATATAAGTTTATTATTTAATAATATAATAAAAGATTTATCAAGCAATGAAACTAGTAATTTAGATCTAAAAAAAATTTATAAAAGTTTTTTAAATATAAAAAAATCAGAGTCAATTATTATAAATGAAAATCTTCAAAATAAACTTAAATTAATTAAAAATGAAACAAAAGACTTTTCCAATAACAATATAGAAATTTCTCAAATGTTACTCCAAGTATTATGTGTAATAAATGAAGCTAACACTTATAAAAGAGTAGCTGAAAAAATGATAGATGAATTCTTTGCTAATTATTTAGATAAATAA
- the feoB gene encoding ferrous iron transport protein B, translating into MGLTYKSTQINSLRDVYKVEKKQDEYIVALAGNPNTGKSTVFNALTGLHQHTGNWPGKTVVNARGEFSFKNTDCILVDLPGTYSLFATSSEEEIARDFICFGEPDVTVVVADATCLERNLNLVYQVMELTDKVILCVNLIDEAKKKNILIDSKRLQEELGIPIVMTAARSGIGMQELKDAIFKVITGKMLPTPNKVIYKDSIEEVVYKLKYIVKEKIPKINSRWLSLRLIDGDNKIIKCILKDLDEKERENTLDIVRSLTKNISKEDIRDYITQEIYKKVENVTHTCVNIDENKFNRDRKIDKYITSRIFGIPIMLAILALLFWITLTGANYPSEFLSTTFFKFEDKLTNWFTMINAPKWLYGVLVLGLYRTLAWVISVMLPPMAIFFPLFTLLEDLGYLPRVAFNLDHLFKRACAHGKQCLTMCMGIGCNAAGIIGCRIIESPRERLIAILTNNFMPCNGRFPTLLAISSVFLVVGNNSRLSSAIPALTITIMVVLGVIITLIVSYILSKTLLKGVPSSFTLELPPYRKPQIGRILYTSIIDRTIFVLGRAVAIAAPAGVVIWILSNITIGNMSILCHIANFLEPLAKIMGLDGFILLAFILGIPANEIVVPILLMAYLSQGSMIDFENLESLKQILISHGWTYLTALNVMIFTLLHWPCATTLWTIKKETGSAKWTALAAIIPTCIAFAICILNTFVFKILGWV; encoded by the coding sequence ATGGGGCTTACTTATAAGTCAACACAAATAAATTCTTTAAGAGATGTATATAAAGTGGAAAAAAAGCAAGATGAATATATAGTAGCTTTAGCAGGAAATCCAAACACAGGAAAAAGTACAGTATTTAATGCACTTACTGGTCTTCATCAACATACGGGAAATTGGCCTGGAAAAACAGTTGTAAACGCTAGAGGAGAGTTTAGTTTTAAGAATACAGATTGTATTTTAGTGGATTTGCCAGGAACATATTCGTTATTTGCAACTTCTTCTGAAGAAGAAATTGCAAGAGATTTTATTTGTTTTGGAGAACCAGATGTTACAGTAGTAGTTGCAGATGCTACATGTCTTGAGAGAAACTTAAATTTAGTATATCAAGTTATGGAACTTACGGATAAAGTAATATTATGTGTAAATCTTATAGATGAGGCTAAGAAAAAGAATATATTAATAGATTCTAAAAGATTGCAAGAGGAATTAGGTATACCTATTGTAATGACTGCTGCAAGAAGTGGTATTGGTATGCAAGAATTAAAGGATGCTATATTTAAAGTTATCACTGGCAAAATGTTGCCAACACCTAATAAAGTAATATATAAAGATAGTATAGAAGAAGTTGTATATAAGCTTAAATATATAGTTAAAGAAAAAATACCAAAAATTAATTCAAGGTGGTTATCTCTAAGACTTATTGATGGAGATAATAAAATAATAAAATGTATTTTAAAGGATTTGGATGAAAAAGAAAGAGAAAACACACTAGATATTGTTAGAAGTTTAACAAAAAATATATCAAAGGAAGACATAAGAGATTATATAACTCAGGAGATTTACAAAAAAGTAGAGAATGTAACTCATACCTGTGTGAACATAGATGAAAATAAATTTAATAGAGATAGAAAAATTGATAAGTATATAACATCTAGAATATTTGGTATTCCTATTATGTTAGCTATTTTAGCATTACTTTTTTGGATAACTTTAACTGGAGCTAACTATCCTTCAGAGTTTTTGTCAACAACATTTTTTAAATTTGAAGATAAACTTACTAATTGGTTTACTATGATAAATGCTCCTAAATGGTTATATGGAGTATTAGTTTTAGGACTTTATAGAACATTAGCATGGGTAATATCAGTTATGTTACCTCCTATGGCAATATTTTTCCCTTTATTTACATTACTCGAAGACCTAGGATATTTACCAAGGGTTGCATTTAATTTAGATCATTTATTTAAGAGAGCATGTGCTCATGGAAAACAATGTCTTACAATGTGCATGGGAATAGGATGTAATGCGGCAGGTATTATTGGCTGTAGAATTATTGAATCACCAAGAGAAAGATTAATAGCTATATTAACTAATAATTTTATGCCTTGTAATGGAAGATTTCCAACATTGCTTGCCATTTCTTCAGTATTTCTAGTTGTAGGTAATAATAGTAGATTATCAAGTGCTATTCCCGCACTTACAATTACTATAATGGTTGTACTTGGAGTTATAATTACTTTAATTGTTTCATATATACTTTCTAAAACTTTATTAAAAGGAGTTCCTTCTAGTTTTACATTAGAATTACCACCTTATAGAAAACCTCAAATAGGAAGGATTTTATATACATCAATAATTGATAGAACTATATTCGTACTTGGAAGAGCAGTTGCTATTGCAGCACCAGCAGGAGTAGTAATATGGATATTAAGTAATATTACTATAGGAAATATGAGTATACTATGTCATATAGCTAATTTTTTAGAACCATTAGCTAAGATTATGGGCCTTGATGGATTTATACTTTTAGCGTTTATTTTAGGTATACCAGCAAATGAAATAGTAGTTCCTATTTTATTAATGGCATATTTGTCTCAGGGTTCTATGATAGATTTTGAAAATTTAGAATCATTAAAACAAATTTTAATAAGTCATGGATGGACATATCTCACAGCATTAAATGTTATGATTTTCACATTATTACATTGGCCATGTGCTACAACTTTATGGACAATTAAAAAAGAAACTGGTAGTGCAAAATGGACAGCACTTGCAGCTATAATTCCAACATGCATAGCTTTTGCTATATGTATTTTAAATACATTTGTATTTAAAATATTAGGATGGGTATAA